AGCGCCCAGCCCCTCCTAGCGGTTTTGTCGAGGAGAGGTATTTCCGAATAATTTCGAATTCGATTTGAAATTGACATTTTGTCGAAATACAAACCGTTCAAAGAAAAGCCCCTGTTTCGCCATATGCTGGACTTTATGCTTCCGCTCAGGTTCGAATATAGATAGTAGCCGATGCGCTAAAGGCGATGCCTCCGAGTTGCGCAGGGCTGCCGATTCGAACAAATATAGGCCGCTCGCGACGCGCAAGCTTCGATACGGCGACTGCACGGACATGGGACAATAGATGACTGGAGCCGGGTTCGATTCATCGCCGTCCGACGAGCGTCGGTATGGAGTCGCGATCGTCGCCAATGACAAGGTGATCGACTGGCTGCTTCCCTTTCTGGAAAGCTATCGTGACACGAACGCCGCGCTGCCGCTCTATCTCATTCCCTATGACGACAATATCTCACTGACCAGACGGGCCGCCGACGTCTATGGCGTGACAATCGTCGAAAGCGAGCCTGCGGAAATCGACCGGCTGTCGCACGAGCTCTATCCTGGAATATTCAACTCCCATCGGCGTCGTCTTCGCAAGCTGCAGGCGCTCGCGCTCGCGCTCGACGAAGTCGCATATGTCGACGTCGATGTGATCCTTTTTCGTGACTTGCGGACGGTCTTCGGTCGCCTCGAAAGCGGCAAGAGAGAATTCATCGTCGCGTCGCCGAGCTTCGACTATGTTTACAACGAGAACCAAAAGAAGCACGCGTTCTTGGACGGCGCGCTGCTGTTCAATGATGGATTTTGGGTTACGTCGAGCCGCTTTCTGAGTCTGTCCGACGTTCTCGAGACGATTCGAGCCGACATCGAGATTTTCCACGAGGTTCGCAAGCGAGGCCAATTGTTCGCGCAGCCGCTGATGAATTTCGTGGTGCATAGGCGAGGGTTGAAGACGGCGCTGCTGCCTCATTGCGTCGAGAACGCCTCCCATGAGAACTACTACAAGGCCCCGGGGATCACCTTCTCGAACGGTAAGCCGCTCGATCCAGAAGGCAAGGAAATCTATCTCGCCCATTGGGCCGGGGCGATCACCCTTCCGTCTCACGACGTATTCGCCGGCGCCTGGAAGGAGTTCTCCAGAGCGGCCCGAGCGAGAGTCTACAAGCGCGGGGATTCGTATTCGCTTTTCAGATAGAGCGGATCCATTCGCCGACCGACGCCTATATGCAAGGTTCATGAGGCCATGACGACGAGGCAGGCTGTGATATTGGTCGGCGGCAAAGGAACGCGGCTCGGCGCGCTCGCATCCACGACGCCAAAGCCACTCATGGCGATCGACGGGGACATTGTGTTTCTCGATGCTTTGCTGCTCGAGATCATTCGCCACGGCTTCGATGACATCCTTCTGCTCGCTGGACATTTGCACGACAGCGTCCTCGAGCGCTACCAAGGCCGTTCCATTCGCGGCGCGTCCGTGCGAATCGTGGTCGAATCCGCGCCGGCGGGAACGGCGGGCGCTTTGAAAAATGCCGCGCACTTGCTCGATCCTATATTTCTGTTGGCGAATGGCGATACGCTATTCGACATCAATCTCCGGCGCCTGTCGGCCGGTCTGGAGAAGAGGCCGGATGTTCTCGGCGTGCTCGCGCTGCGACGAGAGTCGGACGCAACGCGCTACGGCAGCGTGAAATTGCAAGATGGCTATGTCGTCGCCTTTCACGAAAAAGAGCGCGGCTCGGGACCGGCGTCGATCAATGCCGGAGTGGGCGTGTTTCGGCGAGAGATATTGACGTTTGTCGAGAGCGAGCCCTGCTCGATCGAGTCGGACGTTTATCCGCGGCTCGCCACGGCCCGCGCTATTCTCGGGGATGAGCTCGAAGGATATTTTATCGATATCGGAACGCCGGAATCGCTCGACAAAGCGCGTAGAGATCTCGCCGACAGGCGCCGACCTGCGGTTTTTTTCGACCGTGACGGCGTGCTGAATCGCGATTCGGGCTATTGCCATCGCGTCGAGGACTTGGAGTGGATTCCGGGGGCGGTCGAAGCGATCAGATGCGTGAACGAGTCGGGAGCTTTCGCCATCGTGGTCAGCAATCAAGCCGGAGTTGCGCGCGGGCTGTTTCGCGGAGCGGATATCGATAGATTTCACGCCGCCATGTCCGCGCAGCTCGCTGCGGCGGGAGCTCACATCGACGCATTCTATTTCTGTCCATACCACCCGGACGCTGTCGACGCTGAGTGGCGACATACTGATCATCCCGACCGGAAGCCCAATCCCGGCATGATTTTGCGGGCGTCTTCCGAGTGGCCGATCGACCTGGGTGCGAGCCTTCTCGTCGGCGACAAGGAAAGCGACATGGAGGCGGCGCGGCGTGCAGGCATTCGTGGGCGCTTGTTTTCGGGCGGCGATCTCTATGCGTCGATCCGATGGGAGATCGAGCGGATAGCGGCTCATTGCGCTCGCGCGCGCTCATGATGACGGGACTTCGACGGAAACGGCTTACGAAATCGCTTTCGAGGCGCGCCCGATGAGGTCGGCGCCGGTGAGCGGATTCGACGTGCATCGAGCCGGCGGCGACCTGTGATTTGGTCGGCCTACGCCGAGGCGTCGCGGCTGCGCGACGTCTTTGCCTTCGAACACGCACTCTCAAAGGATATGATATGACTGGCGCCGAAGAGCCGAGATCGATCCGTGCGTGGCTGAAAGAGAAAGCGCTTCCGCTGTGGGCTTCGAATGGCTGGGATGAGCGCACGAGCTCATTCGTCGAACGTCTTTCGCTCACAGGCGCGCCGCTGCTCGAGACGCCCAGACGAGCCATGGTGCAAGCGCGTCAGATTTACACTTACAGCGTTGCGCATCGAACAGGCTGGTTCGCGGAGGGAGCGGAGTTGGTCGCGCGCGCGGGCGCGACGATGATCGAACGCTATTATGAAGCCGACGGCGCTCGCGGCTGGGCCTTTTCCGTGGCGCGCGACGGCGCCGTCGTCGATGGTCGTCGTGATCTCTATACGCATGCATTCATTCTGCTCGCTCTCGCGAAGGCATATGAGACGACGCGAGATTCCGCCTATATCGCGATCGCCGATGCGACGCTGAGCTTTCTGGATCGCGACATGGCTTCCGAGCATGGCGGCTATGTCGAGACCCTTCCGGCGAGCGATAGCCCGCGCCGTCAGAACTCGCATATGCATTTGTTCGAAGCATTGCTCTCACTCTTCGATGCGACGAAGCGCTCGGCGTATCTGGAACGAGCCATTGTGGTGCGAGACATTTTCTTCAGTCGATTCGTTCAGGCTGAAGATTCCATTCTGGTCGAATGTTTCGACGAAATTTGGCGTCCTCTCGACGGCCCGCATTTTCCGTTCGAGCCTGGTCATCATTTCGAGTGGATATGGTTGCTCGAGCAAAACGAGGAGCTTCGGCATTTCAATCAGACATCGACCGTGGCGCGGCTATGGGAAACCGCTCTGCGCAGCGGCGTCGGCGCAGACGGCCGAATTTACGCTCGCGCGACGGTCGGCGGAGCCGCGGATCGCGCGACTCGGCTCTGGTTCTATGCCGAGGCTGCAAAGGCCGCCCATGTAATGCGGTCGAAATATCGGAGGTGCGATGGTCCGATGGCGAGCGATTTTCTGGATGCGATGCGTGTTCGATTCCTCGAGCCCGCCACGTCGGGAAGCTGGATCGACGAGTTCGACGCCTATGGCTCCGCCAAAGTGGATTTTGCGCCTGCGAGCTCGCTATATCATATTTGTTGCGCAATCCGAGCGTCAGACAGCGATTGAATACGGGCGCGGTTCAAGCAAGGATAGCTCGAGCGGAAACTGTGACGCGGAGGTCGGAGCGTAGGTCTCTGGCGCTCGGCTCGCCTGAGCCATGGTAGGACGTTGCTCAGGCCGCAAACTTTTACCGCCGGCTGTCCTTCAAGCCCATGGTCGAGCGCCTAACGATGCCGCTATGAATTTTTGAACTTACTCTTGCCGTGCATGCTCCCGACCATTTGCCGCCCCGATTGGGAACGGTGCGTCATAAGCGGACGATCGCCCTGAGCCGAGCGGGCTGGATAAGCTATCAGCGATTGAGCGGGATGTAGTGTGGCGTGGCGTGGCGGGGTGGCGCGGCGTCCACGCCGGAGCTTGCCTTCTTGGCTCCGACGCGGACTCCTTCGGCGGCTCGTTTCTCCGCCCCACCGTCGACGCGCGGGCGAAGGAGGAGGCGCGCCCAACGTCCCACGTTCCTGCTCCTACACCGCCAACGCGCTCGCGCGGCTCAGCAAGGCGGCTGCCGACGCCAATCGCGCCAGCGGATCGAGCAATTCGAGCAGTTTCTGTTTCTCGACGACGGAGCCCGGCGCGTATTGCGCGATGACGTCTGCCAGCACGTCCGGCCGCGCGATGCCTTCCGTCCGGGTGATCAGGCGCGATTGACGCTCAGTGCTCAGCCCGCGGATATTCGGCCAGCCAACGACGAATGTGCGAAAGGCCTCGAACGCAGCGCGCACTTGCTCAGCGGCTGCTGTGGTATCCGCCAGCTCCGTCGCAATGATCTGGGCTTGGGCGCTCAGCCCGTTGCCTTGGTCGACGATGTCGAAAAGCCGCGCGCGCTGACGTCCGCGCAAGGTGAGTTTGAGCGCGCTATGTCGCGCTGCCCCGACGGGCGTAAACGGCGTCATGTCGAGCACGTCGGCGACTGTGCCGAGGTCATAGATATCCTCGCGTCCGGGCCTTTCATCACTTTCATTCTTCTGCGCGACGACCATTACTTCGAGTTCACCGCGTCCGGCCTCCGCCGCCGCCAACTTGGAGAAGTCCCTCGCGACATAGATTGGGGCCGTATGTTTTGGGAACAGCACGACGTCGCGAACGAGCAAGAGCGGCCCACTCCAGCGGTCGGTGGCGCGCCGCCCTGGAGATTCGGGAGAAGGCGCTGCGTCCCTTTCGATTGCCGCCGCCAAGACATTCCAGTCCTTGGCGCCGAGCATTCGTGCCGCTATCTCCAGGCATTCCGAATGGGTAAGCGTCAAACCTTTGGCGGCGACGGCGGATCGTAAGCTCTGCGCCATCGCTTTTGCGTCACGGAAATCACGCATGGGATCACCTCTGCTGCGCGAACGAGATGATCAGGCGCTTGCATTGCTGACGCGTCCGCTCAGGCAAAGGGAATCGTCGTCTCGATACGTTCGCCATACCTTCGAGGCGCAAGCAGCAGGCCGTATCCGCCTACAAGGAAAACTGGCACGGGATGCAGCTGGCGTCAATCCGAAACGCGGAGCCGTCGCGGCTTCCGCCGATGCGGTCCCCCTCGCCGACCAGAATGAGGAGGTGGCGCCAGAAGCAGACGTTCCGCCGTTCCATAATGGTTAGATATGCAACCCGATAGGCGTAACGCCGCCTTAAGCCGCCTAATCTTAATCCTCACTGATCAAAACCTATGCGCCCATTCACGCAAGCCGATGGACATGATGCGCCATGGCTGTTCGATGAGCTTGTTCCAGGCGGCGGAACAATGATCGACGATATCGTCGTAGGATTTGAAGACGCGGTTGGACAACCGATTCTCGCGCAAAAACTGCCAGACGTTTTCAACCGGATTCAGCTCCGGACATTTCGCCGGCAAGGGAACGAGCGTGATGTTGGACGGCACGACCAGCTTGTCGGTCATGCGCCAGCCGGCGCGGTCGACGATGAGAGCGGCTTGGGCGCTTGGCGCGACAGTTTTGCTGATTTCGACGAGGAGCAGATTCATCGCGTAGGTGTTGCAGGCGGGTAGGACCAGCGCCGCGCCTTTGCCGTCCTTTGGACAGACGGCGCCGAATATGTAGGTCGAGGCGGTCCGCTGATCGTGGGGCGCGCCGATACGCTGGCGCGGGTTCGGCTCCAGGAATGGCTCAACTTCATCACCAGCGAGATTCATGCCGGATCGAGCCCGCTGTTCAATCGAGCCTTACCGGAGGAGGCGCTGGTCATCTTTCGGGACCGGCTGTTCCGGCGCCTCGACTTCATCGAGATGAGCCTCGCATCTCGGGATTATCTGGTTGGCGACGGCTTCACGGTCACCGACGCCTATCTCTTCACCGTGCTCGGGTGGATGAAGGGCTTTTCGGTCGACCTCGACCATTGGCCGGTGATTGCGCTCTACAAGCAGCGGATCGACGCGCGAGCGTCCGTCCGAGCTGCTTTGGCAAGGGAGGCAGAGATTCCTCCAGTTGTCACGTTGTAGGAAATCATGCGGCAGATTTTCAATATCTTCAATTGTTTACACCTGCACAAAACTTGAAAATTTGTGCGAAACGTGCGAATGGCGTGACAGATTTGCGCGAAATGCGCGCGGCGATTGCGGGGCGAGCCGCTCCAGCGCGGCGGCGATGCCCTCGAGCAGAACGAGCTTGGCTTCTTCCGACATGAGGGCTCCTCGCTGCGGCGCGAATGGCGTGGGCGAGGCGGCTTAAAGCAGAGCGGACGAAGGCGCCGAAATTCGTTCTGCTCCGCTCAGGCGCGGCGGGCGCGCCTCTTCTGCCGCCAGCGGATCACCCCGGTCACGAAAAGCAAAGGACAAAGCAGCCCGCTCGCCAGCACCAGCAGCCGCCCTGTCATTCCGAAGGCCTGACCGGAATGCAGTGGCCATTGCCAGCGCAAAAAGGCGTCGCCGGCGGTTCCATGCGCATTGTCCTCGATCGCCGTTACAGCCGCCGAGAAGCGATCCACGATCAGCGAGCGGGAGTGGATGAACCAGCCGACGCCCGGCACATCGTCCTGATGGACGGTGAACGCGCCTCGCTCGCCGTCGGGAAAATCGACGCGCTCGATGCGCCCTTCCGGCGAACGCGCCGAGGCCGCCGCTATGGCCTGCGGAAAGCCGATCGGCGAGCGTCCCGCCGCAGGCTCGGATTTGCGCTCGATGGCGCCGCCATTGGTCAATGGCGCGACATGATCGACGATCCAGACGAAAGGATCGCGCAGATTCATGTAGATTCCCGATATCAGCACGGCGAGCAGCACGGCGGCGGAATAGACGCCGCCGAGCTTGTGCAGATCATAGTTGAGACGCTCAGCCTTTGCGCCGCGCTTCAATGTGAGCGCCGATCTCCATTTCCCCGGCGCCGGCCACCAGAGATAGAGGCCCGAAAGCACCGAGACGATCAGCAAGAGAGCCATGACGCCGACCGTGTCGCCGCCATCGTCGAGCAGATCGCTCAGCAGCAGCGAGAAATGCAGCTGAAACAAAAAGCCCATCAGAGCATGGCGGAACGGATTGCTCTTCGCATAATAGAGCCGATCCGCGGTCGTCGTGGCGGCGTAGGGATCGACGCCGAAGCGACGCGTTTCGCCGTCGAGGTCATAATAGACAAGATAGGTCGAGCGCTCGTCGCGCGGCATCCAAATATGTGTGATCCTTCCGCCGTCCGGCTTGCCCGCCGCCACCGCGCGCTCGATCGTCGCCAGAGGCGCGAAGTCGCGCGCGCCGCCGGGGCGCGCGACGACGATGCGCAGCTGTGGATCGAGCCAGGCGTCGACCTCGTGCCAGAAC
This genomic stretch from Methylosinus sp. PW1 harbors:
- a CDS encoding HAD-IIIA family hydrolase, translating into MTTRQAVILVGGKGTRLGALASTTPKPLMAIDGDIVFLDALLLEIIRHGFDDILLLAGHLHDSVLERYQGRSIRGASVRIVVESAPAGTAGALKNAAHLLDPIFLLANGDTLFDINLRRLSAGLEKRPDVLGVLALRRESDATRYGSVKLQDGYVVAFHEKERGSGPASINAGVGVFRREILTFVESEPCSIESDVYPRLATARAILGDELEGYFIDIGTPESLDKARRDLADRRRPAVFFDRDGVLNRDSGYCHRVEDLEWIPGAVEAIRCVNESGAFAIVVSNQAGVARGLFRGADIDRFHAAMSAQLAAAGAHIDAFYFCPYHPDAVDAEWRHTDHPDRKPNPGMILRASSEWPIDLGASLLVGDKESDMEAARRAGIRGRLFSGGDLYASIRWEIERIAAHCARARS
- a CDS encoding AGE family epimerase/isomerase produces the protein MTGAEEPRSIRAWLKEKALPLWASNGWDERTSSFVERLSLTGAPLLETPRRAMVQARQIYTYSVAHRTGWFAEGAELVARAGATMIERYYEADGARGWAFSVARDGAVVDGRRDLYTHAFILLALAKAYETTRDSAYIAIADATLSFLDRDMASEHGGYVETLPASDSPRRQNSHMHLFEALLSLFDATKRSAYLERAIVVRDIFFSRFVQAEDSILVECFDEIWRPLDGPHFPFEPGHHFEWIWLLEQNEELRHFNQTSTVARLWETALRSGVGADGRIYARATVGGAADRATRLWFYAEAAKAAHVMRSKYRRCDGPMASDFLDAMRVRFLEPATSGSWIDEFDAYGSAKVDFAPASSLYHICCAIRASDSD
- a CDS encoding LON peptidase substrate-binding domain-containing protein — its product is MRDFRDAKAMAQSLRSAVAAKGLTLTHSECLEIAARMLGAKDWNVLAAAIERDAAPSPESPGRRATDRWSGPLLLVRDVVLFPKHTAPIYVARDFSKLAAAEAGRGELEVMVVAQKNESDERPGREDIYDLGTVADVLDMTPFTPVGAARHSALKLTLRGRQRARLFDIVDQGNGLSAQAQIIATELADTTAAAEQVRAAFEAFRTFVVGWPNIRGLSTERQSRLITRTEGIARPDVLADVIAQYAPGSVVEKQKLLELLDPLARLASAAALLSRASALAV
- a CDS encoding glutathione binding-like protein, with protein sequence MGRADTLARVRLQEWLNFITSEIHAGSSPLFNRALPEEALVIFRDRLFRRLDFIEMSLASRDYLVGDGFTVTDAYLFTVLGWMKGFSVDLDHWPVIALYKQRIDARASVRAALAREAEIPPVVTL
- a CDS encoding PepSY domain-containing protein → MVSGRDDGALKSASVAAAIRDAPVRRARKMWRKLWLDIHLYIGLTIGAMLVVIGLTGSILVFWHEVDAWLDPQLRIVVARPGGARDFAPLATIERAVAAGKPDGGRITHIWMPRDERSTYLVYYDLDGETRRFGVDPYAATTTADRLYYAKSNPFRHALMGFLFQLHFSLLLSDLLDDGGDTVGVMALLLIVSVLSGLYLWWPAPGKWRSALTLKRGAKAERLNYDLHKLGGVYSAAVLLAVLISGIYMNLRDPFVWIVDHVAPLTNGGAIERKSEPAAGRSPIGFPQAIAAASARSPEGRIERVDFPDGERGAFTVHQDDVPGVGWFIHSRSLIVDRFSAAVTAIEDNAHGTAGDAFLRWQWPLHSGQAFGMTGRLLVLASGLLCPLLFVTGVIRWRQKRRARRA